One Schistocerca cancellata isolate TAMUIC-IGC-003103 chromosome 1, iqSchCanc2.1, whole genome shotgun sequence genomic region harbors:
- the LOC126096327 gene encoding uncharacterized protein LOC126096327, with translation MTEITYAVVTAVCCFNGVYKMVHCFKHGDTYSRLVSDLNGLVALQRPYCERDATLMAVFQEVCRKTKRLTIGCLTYMSVLGQMWCVLPLVSPVPPDSREDPMPLVSLPGLHKENRGWYSFIYLLECHTVFYWNFSSFGMDMFFASIMSHVTGQLNILNMRLTQLRQEESAEDQVQPSTCTGFNLNRFSRDQEQNVNDSTRMYIELCECVKHHQAIIRQVYRFNFMYYVSFP, from the coding sequence ATGACTGAGATCACCTACGCCGTCGTGACTGCAGTATGCTGCTTCAACGGTGTCTACAAGATGGTCCACTGCTTCAAACACGGCGACACCTACAGCCGGCTGGTGAGCGACCTGAACGGCCTCGTAGCGCTACAGCGGCCTTACTGCGAAAGGGATGCCACTCTCATGGCAGTCTTCCAGGAGGTATGCCGGAAGACCAAGCGGCTCACGATTGGCTGCCTGACGTACATGAGcgtcctggggcagatgtggtgcGTGCTGCCGCTCGTCTCGCCCGTGCCACCAGACAGCAGGGAGGACCCGATGCCACTGGTCAGTCTCCCCGGGCTCCACAAGGAAAACCGTGGCTGGTATTCATTCATTTACCTGCTGGAGTGCCACACCGTTTTCTACTGGAACTTCTCCAGCTTCGGCATGGATATGTTCTTCGCCTCGATCATGAGCCACGTAACGGGGCAGCTCAATATCCTCAACATGCGGCTGACACAGCTGAGACAGGAGGAGTCAGCAGAAGACCAGGTTCAGCCGTCCACGTGCACTGGATTCAATCTCAACAGATTCAGTCGAGATCAAGAGCAGAACGTCAATGATTCTACCAGAATGTACATCGAATTGTGCGAGTGTGTGAAACACCATCAAGCAATAATAAGGCAAGTTTACCggtttaattttatgtattacgtAAGTTTTCCTTAG